The Primulina eburnea isolate SZY01 chromosome 6, ASM2296580v1, whole genome shotgun sequence genome contains a region encoding:
- the LOC140833942 gene encoding ASC1-like protein, producing MGFLEVRKSVDWEQESYAQYQDFIALPFFALFFPTIRFFLDRFVFEKIGRRLIFGKGMQAIENESQERKKKIRKFKESAWKCIYYLSAEILALAVTYDEPWFKNTKYFWVGPGNQSWPDQMYKLKLKGLYMYAGGFYVYSIFALIFWETRRTDFGVSMSHHVATLILIMFSYTSRFARVGSIVLALHDASDVFLEVGKMSKYSGAEALASFSFVLFVLSWVLLRLIYYPFWVLWSTSYEVTQTLDKEKHKVEGPIYYYIFNFLLFSLLVLHIYWWVLMYRMLVKQVLAWGKVSDDVRSDSEDEDQHED from the exons CTTTCTTCGCGCTTTTTTTTCCTACTATTCGATTTTTCCTTGACAGATTTGTTTTCGAG AAGATCGGAAGGCGTCtaatttttggaaaaggaatgcAAGCCATTGAAAATGAATCACAAGAGCGTAAAAAGAAAATACGCAAATTCAAGGAGTCGGCATGGAAATGTATTTACTATCTTTCAGCAGAGATTTTAGCCCTAGCAGTGACTTATGACGAGCCTTGGTTCAAAAACACCAAATATTTTTGGGTTGGACCTGGAAACCAATCCTGGCCTGACCAAATGTACAA GTTGAAACTGAAGGGTCTCTATATGTATGCTGGAGGATTCTATGTATACTCCATCTTTGCTTTGATATTTTGGGAGACAAGGCGGACTGATTTTGGAGTTTCTATGAGTCATCATGTTGCAACTTTAATTCTCATTATGTTTTCTTACACATCAAG GTTTGCGCGTGTCGGTTCAATTGTTTTAGCTCTTCATGATGCCAGCGATGTGTTTCTTGAAGTAGGGAAGATGTCTAAATACAGTGGTGCGGAAGCCTTGGCGAGCTTCTCATTTGTGCTTTTTGTCTTATCGTGGGTCCTACTCCGCCTCATTTATTATCCGTTCTGGGTCCTTTGGAGCACAAG TTACGAAGTGACTCAGACATTGGATAAGGAGAAACACAAAGTGGAAGGGCCTATCTATTACTAtatcttcaattttcttcttttctcGTTGCTCGTTCTTCATATCTACTGGTGGGTGTTGATGTACCGGATGCTTGTCAAGCAAGTCCTTGCGTGGGGCAAAGTTAGCGATGATGTTCGATCTG ATTCTGAAGACGAAGATCAGCACGAAGATTGA